A region from the Ptychodera flava strain L36383 chromosome 12, AS_Pfla_20210202, whole genome shotgun sequence genome encodes:
- the LOC139146332 gene encoding zinc finger protein 862-like — translation MSGGLFKFGFKRLCDTPTSSENASRGRSSTDCTTETESISPVPGDDDKHEPGNSDSNVAPLSPKKQKVIKKFSERWKDSRPWLVYCGEKNTMYCQWCRDFTTLYSAFRQGTSNFRMSSITKHEVSEPHKKAVGVFKVRQFEGTRTNAPIEQGFINLERGQIKKIERLFRTAYYLAIAERPFSDFPSLCTLQELNEVELGSAYKNDKQAYTFLHFIAEVQREELKSLVDRSVLFSVLIDSATDVAIIDEEILYLRLIEEGRPVTKYFSLQALDRANSEGILKSIDTAFNDELGIENWKERIVGFGADGAAVNFGKNQGVSARLSRDVPSLIGVHCVAHRMELAIKHSLKACQYFKEVEVFLLNIFKFYKNSPLNWTNLQEAGAAANQRVYKMSNVQGTRWIGHHERALDNVTKNYVALVTHLDQISINGQSSDAENKARGFVRLLKSYRFIKSLCVLLDIYRVLSRLSLMFQKNDSSVETVENCLRAAIGNLGDLRDNPGPREMEFNGKITVNGDTITFEGLQCNTAERGRALPRPECDTTVNRDKIEFIDNCMNQLETRFHTFEENGILRNAKVINQRNWPVEDMNGMQQYGHHEVQQLATHFQALLIRQDCDIDAIPLEWRELKLALRETVVNQPQLTYLDFWQRCLRQQPLEFTNVLTLVKIILLIPIHTSECERGFSIMSKIKTDWRSSLSTDRLNELMRIKLLGVPLEEFNPRPPVEMWWTAGRRTRRPYTTPYGPRLDDSD, via the coding sequence ATGAGCGGCGGTTTATTTAAGTTCGGTTTCAAGAGACTCTGTGATACTCCCACCTCATCAGAAAATGCGAGCCGTGGAAGATCCAGCACAGATTGCACAACGGAAACTGAATCAATATCACCCGTACCCGGAGACGATGACAAACATGAACCTGGCAATAGTGACAGTAATGTCGCCCCGTTATCGCCAAAAAAACAGAAAGTAATCAAGAAATTTTCTGAAAGGTGGAAGGACTCTCGCCCATGGCTGGTTTACTGTGGTGAAAAAAATACGATGTACTGCCAGTGGTGCCGCGATTTCACAACACTTTACAGTGCGTTTCGCCAAGGGACAAGTAACTTTCGCATGTCATCTATTACGAAACACGAAGTAAGCGAACCCCACAAGAAAGCAGTCGGTGTGTTCAAGGTCAGGCAGTTCGAAGGTACACGTACAAATGCACCGATCGAACAGGGATTTATAAATCTCGAACGTGGGCAAATCAAGAAAATTGAGAGACTTTTTCGTACCGCTTACTATTTGGCTATCGCCGAGAGGCCATTTTCTGATTTCCCATCTTTGTGCACATTGCAAGAATTGAACGAGGTCGAGCTAGGGTCAgcttacaaaaatgataaacaagcgtatacatttttacatttcatcGCCGAAGTCCAGCGTGAAGAACTGAAGAGTCTTGTTGACAGGAGTGTattgttttcagttttaattGACTCTGCTACCGATGTGGCAATTATCGACGAAGAAATACTGTATCTTCGTCTGATCGAAGAGGGGCGACCTGTGACGAAATATTTTTCCTTGCAAGCACTCGACCGTGCAAATAGTGAAGGGATTTTGAAATCGATCGATACAGCCTTCAACGATGAACTCGGTATAGAAAATTGGAAAGAGCGAATTGTCGGATTTGGAGCAGATGGGGCTGCCGTGAACTTCGGCAAAAATCAGGGTGTCAGTGCGAGATTATCTCGTGATGTGCCTTCATTGATTGGTGTGCACTGTGTGGCCCATCGGATGGAACTTGCTATCAAGCACTCTTTGAAAGCTTGTCAGTATTTCAAAGAAGTGGAAGTTTTCCTGTTGAACATTTTTAAGTTTTATAAGAATTCACCATTAAATTGGACCAATCTGCAAGAGGCTGGAGCTGCTGCCAATCAACGTGTTTACAAAATGTCCAACGTGCAAGGTACTCGATGGATTGGCCACCACGAGCGTGCACTTGACAATGTGACGAAGAATTACGTGGCCCTTGTCACTCACCTTGATCAGATATCGATCAACGGACAGTCATCTGACGCCGAGAACAAAGCGAGGGGCTTTGTTAGGCTATTGAAATCATACAGATTTATCAAGTCCCTATGCGTACTACTTGACATATACAGAGTACTGTCACGTCTGTCTTTaatgtttcaaaaaaatgacagCTCTGTTGAAACAGTTGAGAATTGTTTACGTGCTGCTATTGGTAATCTAGGAGATCTGAGAGACAACCCTGGTCCACGAGAGATGGAATTCAACGGCAAAATCACTGTCAATGGCGATACCATCACATTTGAGGGCTTACAGTGTAACACTGCTGAGAGAGGTAGAGCACTACCCAGGCCAGAATGCGATACGACAGTGAACAGAGATAAGATAGAATTTATTGACAATTGCATGAATCAGTTGGAAACTagatttcatacatttgaagaAAATGGAATCTTACGAAATGCCAAAGTGATCAATCAGAGAAACTGGCCTGTCGAGGACATGAATGGAATGCAGCAATATGGCCATCATGAAGTGCAACAATTGGCTACACACTTTCAGGCCTTGCTCATCAGACAAGATTGTGATATTGATGCAATCCCCCTAGAATGGCGTGAACTCAAGCTAGCTTTACGTGAGACAGTAGTGAATCAGCCACAGTTAACCTACCTTGATTTCTGGCAACGCTGTCTGAGACAGCAACCACTGGAATTCACAAATGTACTTACCTTAGTGAAGATTATTCTCTTGATACCTATCCATACCAGTGAGTGTGAACGAGGTTTCAGTATTATGAGTAAAATAAAGACTGATTGGAGGAGTAGTCTATCAACTGACAGGCTGAATGAGCTGATGCGTATCAAGTTGCTTGGTGTACCATTGGAAGAGTTTAATCCCCGACCACCTGTTGAAATGTGGTGGACTGCTGGCAGGAGGACCAGGAGACCTTACACAACTCCATATGGACCCCGTTTGGATGACAGTGACTAA